Proteins encoded together in one Bacteroides ovatus window:
- a CDS encoding DUF6621 family protein has product MSDKPQIKLAETVVLIDAAFLNFVITDIKGYFEETLHRSLQEIDLSMLTTYITLDAGITEGKNEVQFLFVYDKESSRLQYCQPSGLQEELNGVAFQSPYGEYSFASVPSEGMVSREDLFLDLLSIVSDSADVKRMIVISFNEEYGKKVTDALHEVKGKEVIQFRMNEPELPVDYKWDMLAFPVMQALGIKAEELQ; this is encoded by the coding sequence ATGAGTGATAAGCCCCAAATAAAACTTGCTGAAACAGTGGTGTTGATTGACGCTGCTTTTTTGAATTTTGTAATAACGGATATAAAAGGATATTTTGAAGAAACTTTGCATCGTTCTTTACAAGAGATAGACCTTTCGATGTTGACCACCTATATAACCTTGGATGCAGGGATTACAGAAGGGAAGAACGAGGTGCAATTTCTTTTTGTGTATGATAAAGAATCCAGTCGATTGCAATATTGCCAACCTTCCGGTTTGCAGGAAGAATTGAATGGAGTTGCGTTTCAGAGCCCTTATGGTGAATATTCTTTTGCCAGCGTTCCATCGGAAGGAATGGTGTCAAGAGAAGATTTGTTTTTGGATTTACTCTCTATCGTTTCCGATTCGGCAGACGTGAAAAGGATGATCGTTATTTCTTTCAATGAGGAGTATGGAAAGAAAGTGACTGATGCTTTGCATGAAGTGAAAGGCAAAGAGGTCATTCAATTCCGTATGAATGAGCCCGAACTTCCGGTGGATTATAAATGGGATATGCTGGCTTTCCCTGTCATGCAGGCGTTGGGGATAAAAGCGGAAGAATTGCAATAA
- a CDS encoding LysR family transcriptional regulator, translating into MSDFRLKVFQSVAKNLSFTKASQELFVSQPAITKHIQELETYYQARLFDRQGNKISLTKAGELLLKHSEKILDDYKQLEYEMHLLHNEYIGELKLGASTTIAQYVLPPLLANFIAKFPQINLSLINGNSRGVEAALQEHRIDLGLVEGIFRLPNLKYTPFLQDELVAVVHTQSKLAVTDEITPEDLLNIPLVLRERGSGTLDVFERALLQHNLKLSSLNVLMYLGSTESIKLFLEHTDCMGIVSIRSVHKELVAGNLRVVEIKGMPMLREFNFVQLQGQEGGLSQVFMRFAGHHSKSL; encoded by the coding sequence GTGTCCGATTTTCGTTTAAAAGTATTTCAGAGCGTAGCGAAGAATCTAAGCTTTACGAAGGCTTCGCAAGAATTGTTTGTCAGTCAACCTGCTATCACCAAACATATTCAGGAGTTGGAGACTTACTATCAAGCTCGTTTGTTCGACCGTCAAGGGAACAAAATCTCACTGACTAAGGCCGGAGAATTGCTGTTGAAACATAGCGAGAAAATCTTGGACGATTATAAACAATTAGAATATGAGATGCATCTGTTGCATAATGAATATATCGGCGAACTGAAATTGGGGGCCAGTACTACGATTGCGCAATATGTACTTCCTCCTCTGTTAGCGAACTTTATAGCCAAGTTTCCGCAAATCAATCTTTCTTTGATTAATGGAAATTCCCGGGGAGTGGAAGCTGCCTTGCAAGAGCATCGGATTGATTTGGGACTGGTCGAAGGGATCTTCCGCTTACCTAATCTGAAATATACTCCATTTTTGCAAGACGAACTGGTTGCCGTGGTGCATACACAGAGTAAATTAGCTGTCACGGATGAGATTACTCCGGAAGATTTGCTGAATATTCCTTTGGTTTTGCGGGAGAGGGGCTCCGGTACATTAGATGTGTTTGAACGTGCCTTATTGCAACATAATCTCAAACTTTCTTCTTTAAATGTATTGATGTATCTCGGTAGTACAGAGAGTATCAAGCTTTTTTTGGAACATACGGACTGTATGGGAATTGTTTCTATCCGTTCGGTGCATAAAGAGCTTGTAGCTGGCAATCTCCGTGTAGTCGAAATAAAAGGAATGCCGATGCTGCGCGAATTTAACTTTGTACAGCTGCAAGGGCAGGAGGGAGGATTGTCACAGGTGTTTATGCGTTTCGCCGGACATCATAGTAAAAGCCTGTAA
- a CDS encoding HU family DNA-binding protein, translated as MARYIIEEMPDLQKTGKRITYPKFARIDNTSIKELAQRVGDVSGFSAGDIEGVLLQTAIEMAHLMAEGRSVKIDGIGTFTPSLTLGRDKEREDPEEGGSHRNAQSIFIGGVNFRVDREMVRNISERCQLERAPWKKQRSSNKFTSEQRLALALKYLDEHPFLTVWEYRKLTGLLQTAATNELRQWGHQPDSGIEITGRGAHRVYIKKK; from the coding sequence ATGGCAAGATATATCATAGAGGAGATGCCCGATCTTCAGAAAACAGGCAAAAGAATTACTTATCCTAAATTTGCGCGGATAGATAATACAAGCATAAAAGAGTTAGCGCAACGAGTTGGCGACGTCAGTGGATTCAGTGCAGGAGACATAGAAGGCGTACTACTTCAGACCGCCATTGAAATGGCGCATTTGATGGCAGAAGGGCGCTCGGTAAAGATAGACGGAATAGGAACGTTTACTCCCTCTCTTACTTTAGGCAGAGACAAGGAGCGGGAAGATCCGGAAGAAGGTGGGAGTCATCGCAACGCACAAAGTATCTTTATAGGAGGTGTAAATTTCCGGGTAGACCGAGAAATGGTGAGAAATATCAGCGAAAGATGCCAACTGGAAAGAGCACCCTGGAAAAAGCAACGATCCTCTAATAAATTCACATCGGAACAACGACTGGCATTAGCTCTAAAGTATCTGGATGAACATCCCTTCCTGACCGTTTGGGAATATCGCAAACTAACAGGATTGTTGCAAACAGCAGCAACCAACGAACTAAGACAGTGGGGACATCAACCGGATTCTGGAATAGAAATCACAGGAAGAGGAGCACACAGGGTATATATAAAGAAAAAATAG
- a CDS encoding GNAT family N-acetyltransferase has protein sequence MQAEENDLVNILSLQKKSFMVVAERMNKFDLPPLLQNQDEICDEYQTGIILKYVSDDGQIVGSVRGCMDENRVCHIGKLIVHPDFQNKGIGRELMTEIERLFPHCHKFSLFTGEETPNTLHLYSKVGYNIVCRKEMEGISMIIMEKEKLTYRDFTFDDLETVCKLPRNKQELFFMFPKADFPLTINQLKNTIKDRFDSTVVLFNNEVVGFANFYEVRESQYCAIGNVIVSPCFRNRGVGTFLINAMEDIGKKKYNVSELHLSCFDANTSGLLLYTKLGYKPYEIEKYINKENEVSALIELKKVL, from the coding sequence ATGCAAGCTGAAGAAAATGATTTGGTAAACATTTTATCTTTGCAAAAGAAATCTTTTATGGTGGTGGCCGAACGAATGAATAAATTCGATCTTCCCCCTTTGTTGCAAAATCAGGATGAGATTTGTGATGAGTATCAGACAGGCATTATTCTAAAATACGTATCAGATGATGGACAGATTGTAGGTTCTGTCAGGGGATGTATGGATGAAAATAGAGTATGTCATATTGGTAAATTGATAGTGCATCCCGATTTTCAGAATAAAGGTATAGGTAGAGAACTTATGACTGAAATAGAACGGTTATTTCCTCACTGTCATAAGTTTTCTCTTTTTACAGGCGAAGAGACACCCAATACTTTGCATCTATATAGCAAAGTCGGTTATAATATTGTATGTAGAAAAGAAATGGAGGGTATCAGCATGATTATTATGGAAAAAGAAAAACTTACTTATAGAGATTTTACGTTTGACGATTTAGAAACTGTTTGTAAATTACCTCGAAACAAGCAGGAACTGTTTTTTATGTTTCCTAAAGCTGATTTTCCTTTAACAATCAATCAATTAAAGAATACAATAAAAGATAGATTTGATTCGACTGTTGTTTTATTTAATAATGAAGTAGTAGGGTTTGCAAATTTCTATGAGGTAAGAGAATCTCAATATTGTGCTATTGGAAATGTAATAGTAAGTCCTTGTTTTCGTAATCGTGGCGTTGGCACATTTCTGATAAATGCTATGGAAGATATTGGGAAAAAGAAATATAATGTATCGGAGCTTCATTTGTCTTGTTTTGATGCTAATACGAGTGGGCTTCTGTTATATACTAAATTAGGATATAAACCCTATGAAATAGAGAAGTACATTAATAAGGAAAACGAAGTCTCGGCTTTAATAGAATTGAAAAAAGTGCTGTGA
- a CDS encoding DUF1810 domain-containing protein codes for MREVSMTNYNLQRFLDAQRGDYEQALAEVRNGRKYSHWIWYIFPQLKGLGMSYNSQYYGLSGKEEAEAYLAHPILGERLREITSVFLQLKNKTAQEVFGSLDAMKVLSCMTLFNEVASDDLFQQVIDHYFQGKVDETTKRKLE; via the coding sequence ATGCGAGAAGTATCTATGACCAACTATAACTTACAACGATTTTTAGATGCCCAGCGAGGTGATTATGAACAAGCCCTTGCAGAAGTTAGAAACGGGCGGAAATATTCCCATTGGATTTGGTATATATTTCCTCAACTGAAAGGATTGGGCATGAGTTATAATTCACAGTATTATGGTCTTAGCGGCAAAGAAGAGGCTGAAGCATATCTTGCCCATCCAATTTTGGGAGAAAGACTTCGTGAAATAACGTCTGTTTTTCTTCAATTGAAAAATAAAACGGCGCAGGAAGTTTTCGGTTCGTTAGATGCGATGAAAGTATTGTCATGCATGACGCTTTTTAATGAAGTTGCTTCGGATGATTTGTTTCAGCAAGTGATCGACCATTATTTTCAGGGTAAAGTGGATGAGACAACAAAAAGAAAATTGGAATAA
- a CDS encoding YccF domain-containing protein, translating to MGCLMNLLWLLLGGIFTAVEYLISSLLMMLTIIGIPFGMQTLKLAGLALWPFGKEVRSGNRSGGCLYILMNILWIFLGGIWICLSHLVFGAILCITIIGIPFGLQHFKLASLALSPFGKDIVTV from the coding sequence ATGGGCTGTTTAATGAATCTATTGTGGCTGCTGCTTGGTGGTATCTTTACTGCTGTCGAATATCTCATTTCGAGTTTATTGATGATGCTGACCATTATCGGCATTCCTTTTGGAATGCAAACATTGAAGTTGGCCGGACTTGCTTTATGGCCTTTCGGTAAAGAAGTCAGAAGTGGGAACCGTTCCGGTGGCTGCCTCTATATATTGATGAATATCCTGTGGATATTTCTGGGTGGCATTTGGATCTGTCTGTCACATTTGGTTTTCGGGGCTATATTGTGCATTACCATTATCGGAATCCCTTTTGGATTACAACATTTCAAGTTGGCATCTTTGGCATTATCGCCTTTTGGGAAAGACATTGTAACAGTGTAA
- a CDS encoding YeiH family protein: protein MISTATKTLQANNKMIYVALLSTLTFFLFLDYIPGLEAWSAWVTPPVALFLGLIFALTCGQAHPKFNKKTSKYLLQYSVVGLGFGMNLHSALASGKEGMEFTVISVIGTLVIGWFIGRKLFKIDRNTAYLISSGTAICGGSAIAAVGPVLKAKDSEMSVALGTIFILNAIALFIFPAIGHALNMDQQQFGTWAAIAIHDTSSVVGAGAAYGEEALKVATTIKLTRALWIIPMAFATSFIFKSKGQKISIPWFILFFVLALVVNTYLLDGVPQLGAAINGIARKTLTITMFFIGASLSIDVLKAVGIKPLIQGILLWIIISLSTLAYIYFV, encoded by the coding sequence ATGATTTCAACAGCTACAAAAACTTTGCAGGCAAATAATAAGATGATTTATGTTGCGCTGCTTTCCACTCTGACTTTCTTCCTGTTTTTAGACTATATTCCGGGATTGGAAGCATGGTCGGCTTGGGTAACTCCTCCCGTTGCTTTGTTCCTCGGACTTATTTTTGCATTAACTTGCGGACAAGCACATCCAAAGTTTAATAAGAAAACATCGAAATATCTGTTGCAATATTCAGTAGTAGGACTGGGATTCGGTATGAACCTTCATTCTGCTTTAGCTTCCGGTAAGGAAGGTATGGAATTTACGGTCATTTCAGTAATCGGAACATTGGTAATTGGCTGGTTCATCGGACGTAAATTGTTTAAAATAGATCGGAATACAGCTTATCTTATCAGTTCGGGAACCGCTATCTGTGGTGGTAGTGCTATCGCAGCAGTGGGACCGGTGTTGAAAGCGAAGGACAGTGAAATGTCTGTGGCATTAGGTACAATCTTTATCTTGAATGCTATTGCACTTTTCATTTTCCCTGCCATTGGTCATGCATTGAATATGGATCAACAACAGTTTGGAACATGGGCAGCTATTGCCATTCATGATACCAGTTCTGTAGTAGGCGCGGGAGCTGCCTATGGTGAAGAAGCATTAAAAGTGGCTACTACTATCAAATTGACCCGTGCTCTTTGGATTATCCCGATGGCTTTTGCTACTTCCTTTATTTTCAAGAGCAAAGGACAAAAGATCAGTATTCCATGGTTTATCCTCTTCTTCGTATTGGCATTGGTGGTAAATACTTATTTACTGGATGGAGTGCCACAATTAGGAGCAGCTATCAACGGTATTGCCCGTAAGACTTTGACGATAACTATGTTCTTCATCGGTGCTTCTCTTTCTATTGATGTTTTGAAAGCCGTTGGAATTAAACCTCTGATTCAAGGAATATTGCTTTGGATAATTATCAGCTTGAGTACATTGGCATACATTTATTTTGTATAA
- the recA gene encoding recombinase RecA, with translation MAKKDELNFETDNKMASSEKLKALQAAMEKIEKSFGKGSIMKMGDDSVEQVEVIPTGSIALNVALGVGGYPRGRIIEIYGPESSGKTTLAIHAIAEAQKAGGIAAFIDAEHAFDRFYASKLGVNIDDLYISQPDNGEQALEIAEQLIRSSAIDIIVIDSVAALTPKAEIEGDMGDNKVGLQARLMSQALRKLTAAVSKTRTTCIFINQLREKIGVMFGNPETTTGGNALKFYASVRLDIRGSQPIKDGEEILGKLTKVKVVKNKVAPPFRRAEFDIMFGEGISHSGEIIDLGADLGIIKKSGSWYSYNDTKLGQGRDAAKQCIMDNPELAEELEGLIFEELKKK, from the coding sequence ATGGCAAAGAAAGATGAACTTAATTTTGAAACAGATAATAAAATGGCATCAAGCGAAAAACTAAAAGCCTTACAGGCTGCCATGGAAAAGATAGAAAAGAGCTTCGGTAAAGGTTCTATCATGAAAATGGGTGATGATAGTGTTGAACAAGTAGAAGTGATCCCGACAGGCTCTATTGCCTTGAACGTGGCACTTGGTGTTGGAGGTTACCCTAGAGGTAGAATCATCGAAATCTATGGCCCGGAGTCTTCCGGTAAAACAACATTGGCTATCCACGCCATTGCTGAAGCACAAAAGGCCGGCGGTATCGCTGCTTTTATTGATGCCGAACACGCTTTCGACCGTTTCTACGCATCTAAACTGGGAGTGAACATTGATGATCTTTATATCTCTCAACCGGACAACGGAGAACAGGCTTTGGAAATTGCAGAACAACTGATCCGTTCTTCTGCTATCGACATCATCGTTATCGACTCTGTAGCCGCACTGACCCCTAAAGCGGAAATCGAAGGTGACATGGGTGACAATAAGGTAGGTCTTCAGGCACGTTTGATGTCTCAGGCACTCCGTAAGTTGACAGCTGCTGTGAGCAAGACACGTACGACTTGTATTTTCATCAACCAGTTGCGTGAGAAGATCGGCGTTATGTTCGGTAACCCGGAAACAACGACTGGTGGTAACGCATTGAAATTCTATGCTTCCGTACGTTTGGATATCCGTGGTAGCCAACCTATCAAAGATGGTGAAGAGATTCTTGGTAAACTGACCAAAGTGAAAGTAGTGAAGAACAAAGTAGCGCCTCCTTTCCGCAGAGCTGAATTTGACATCATGTTTGGTGAAGGTATCTCCCACTCCGGAGAAATCATCGACTTGGGTGCTGACTTGGGAATCATCAAAAAGAGCGGTTCATGGTATAGCTACAACGATACTAAGTTAGGACAAGGGCGTGATGCCGCTAAACAATGCATTATGGATAATCCTGAATTGGCAGAAGAACTGGAAGGACTGATTTTTGAAGAATTGAAGAAGAAATAA
- the bcp gene encoding thioredoxin-dependent thiol peroxidase encodes MINVGDKAPEILGINEKGEEIRLSAYKGKKIVLYFYPKDSTSGCTAQACNLRDNYSELRKAGYEVIGVSVDNEKSHQKFIEKNNLPFTLIADTDKRLVEEFGVWGEKKLYGRAYMGTFRTTFLINEEGIVERIITPKEVKTKEHASQILNQ; translated from the coding sequence ATGATAAACGTAGGAGATAAAGCACCGGAAATCTTAGGCATCAATGAAAAAGGCGAAGAAATCCGTTTAAGTGCTTATAAAGGAAAAAAGATTGTGTTGTACTTCTACCCGAAGGACAGTACATCAGGGTGCACGGCACAAGCGTGTAATCTGCGCGACAACTATTCCGAACTACGTAAAGCCGGCTATGAAGTAATCGGTGTCAGCGTAGACAATGAAAAGTCGCACCAGAAATTTATCGAAAAGAACAATCTTCCTTTTACCCTGATTGCCGACACTGACAAAAGGTTAGTGGAAGAGTTTGGAGTATGGGGAGAAAAGAAACTGTACGGACGTGCTTACATGGGTACTTTCCGCACTACTTTCCTGATTAATGAAGAAGGAATCGTAGAACGGATTATCACTCCCAAAGAAGTGAAGACCAAGGAACATGCCTCACAGATTTTAAATCAATAA
- a CDS encoding saccharopine dehydrogenase family protein, protein MGRVLIIGAGGVGTVVAHKVAQNADVFTDIMIASRTKEKCDKIVEAIGNPNIKTAKVDADNVDELVALFNDFKPEMVINVALPYQDLTIMEACLKAGVNYLDTANYEPKDEAHFEYSWQWAYHDRFKEAGLTAILGCGFDPGVSGIYTAYAAKHYFDEIQYLDIVDCNAGNHHKAFATNFNPEINIREITQNGRYYENGKWVTTGPLEIHKDLTYPNIGPRDSYLLYHEELESLVKHYPTIKRARFWMTFGQEYLTHLRVIQNIGMARIDEVDYNGVKIVPLQFLKAVLPNPQDLGENYEGETSIGCRIRGLKDGKERTYYVYNNCSHQEAYRETGMQGVSYTTGVPAMIGAMMFFKGEWKRPGVNNVEEFNPDPFMEQLNKQGLPWHEEFDKNLEL, encoded by the coding sequence ATGGGTAGAGTTCTTATTATTGGTGCGGGCGGTGTTGGCACTGTCGTTGCGCACAAAGTGGCACAAAATGCCGATGTATTTACAGATATCATGATTGCCAGTCGTACGAAAGAGAAATGCGATAAAATCGTCGAGGCAATAGGTAACCCCAATATAAAAACAGCTAAAGTTGATGCAGACAATGTAGATGAGCTGGTAGCCTTATTCAACGATTTCAAACCGGAAATGGTGATTAATGTGGCTCTCCCTTATCAGGATCTGACTATTATGGAAGCTTGTCTGAAAGCTGGAGTGAACTATCTGGACACCGCTAACTACGAGCCGAAGGATGAAGCTCACTTTGAATACAGTTGGCAGTGGGCTTACCACGATCGCTTCAAAGAAGCAGGTCTGACAGCTATTCTCGGTTGCGGATTCGACCCGGGAGTAAGTGGCATCTATACCGCTTATGCAGCTAAACATTATTTTGATGAGATTCAATATCTGGACATTGTAGACTGTAATGCGGGTAACCATCATAAAGCATTTGCTACGAACTTCAATCCGGAAATCAACATCCGCGAAATTACGCAGAACGGACGCTATTATGAAAATGGCAAATGGGTAACTACCGGTCCGCTGGAAATTCATAAAGACCTGACATATCCGAACATCGGTCCTCGTGATTCTTATCTTCTTTATCACGAAGAACTGGAGTCATTGGTGAAACATTACCCGACAATCAAACGTGCACGTTTCTGGATGACTTTCGGACAAGAGTATTTAACTCACTTACGCGTTATCCAAAACATCGGTATGGCACGAATCGACGAAGTTGATTACAACGGAGTGAAGATTGTGCCGCTGCAATTCTTGAAAGCTGTATTGCCTAACCCGCAGGATTTAGGAGAAAACTACGAAGGAGAAACCTCTATCGGTTGTCGTATCCGCGGTTTGAAAGATGGCAAGGAACGTACTTATTATGTATACAACAATTGCAGCCATCAGGAAGCTTACCGGGAAACAGGTATGCAAGGAGTGAGCTACACCACCGGAGTTCCGGCAATGATCGGAGCCATGATGTTCTTCAAAGGTGAGTGGAAGCGTCCGGGTGTAAACAACGTAGAAGAGTTCAATCCGGATCCGTTTATGGAACAACTCAACAAGCAAGGTCTTCCCTGGCATGAAGAGTTCGACAAAAATCTGGAATTATAA
- a CDS encoding META domain-containing protein, whose translation MKKVFVSICIAGAALAMSSCRSVEKAIPLSSINGEWNIIEVNGSKITPGESTPLPFIAFDTATGRVSGNSGCNRMMGSFDVNAKPGSLELTGMASTRMMCPDMTTENNVLNAFAQVKGYKKAGKDKVFLCNSSNRPVVVLQKKEADVKLSVLNGEWKIKEVNGEAIPSGMEKQPFIAFDVKKKTIHGNAGCNLINGGFETSTSNAKSISFPGVASTMMACPDMETEGKVLKAINEVKSFDVLSGGGIGLYDANGALVIVLEK comes from the coding sequence ATGAAGAAAGTATTTGTTTCAATTTGCATTGCTGGTGCAGCACTTGCAATGTCTTCGTGCCGTTCGGTTGAGAAGGCAATTCCCCTGTCATCTATCAATGGTGAATGGAATATCATAGAAGTCAATGGCTCGAAAATCACTCCGGGCGAAAGTACCCCCCTTCCTTTTATCGCTTTTGATACAGCAACTGGTCGTGTGTCCGGCAATAGCGGCTGTAATCGGATGATGGGTAGCTTCGATGTAAATGCGAAGCCGGGAAGTCTCGAACTTACAGGAATGGCTAGTACTCGGATGATGTGTCCGGATATGACTACTGAAAATAATGTATTGAATGCTTTTGCGCAAGTAAAAGGATATAAGAAGGCAGGTAAGGACAAAGTGTTTCTTTGCAATTCGTCCAACCGTCCGGTTGTCGTTCTACAAAAGAAGGAGGCTGATGTGAAACTTTCGGTTTTGAATGGAGAATGGAAAATAAAAGAAGTGAATGGTGAAGCAATTCCTTCCGGAATGGAAAAACAACCTTTCATTGCTTTTGATGTGAAGAAAAAGACAATTCATGGCAATGCCGGATGTAATTTGATTAATGGCGGTTTTGAAACCAGTACCAGCAATGCCAAATCAATTTCTTTTCCGGGAGTAGCGAGCACAATGATGGCTTGTCCGGACATGGAAACAGAAGGTAAGGTGCTGAAAGCTATCAATGAGGTGAAGTCATTCGATGTGTTGTCCGGTGGCGGCATTGGCTTGTATGATGCAAATGGCGCATTGGTCATCGTGCTGGAAAAGTAA
- the dnaK gene encoding molecular chaperone DnaK translates to MGKIIGIDLGTTNSCVAVFEGNEPVVIANSEGKRTTPSVVAFVDGGERKVGDPAKRQAITNPTRTIFSIKRFMGETWDQVQKEVTRVPYKVVKGDNNTPRVDIDGRLYTPQEISAMILQKMKKTAEDYLGQEVTEAVITVPAYFSDSQRQATKEAGQIAGLEVKRIVNEPTAAALAYGLDKAHKDMKIAVFDLGGGTFDISILEFGGGVFEVLSTNGDTHLGGDDFDQVIINWLVQEFKNDEGADLTQDPMALQRLKEAAEKAKIELSSSTSTEINLPYIMPVGGVPKHLVKTLTRAKFESLAHELIQACLEPCKKAMSDAGLNNADIDEVILVGGSSRIPAVQKLVEDFFGKAPSKGVNPDEVVAIGAAVQGAVLTDEIKGVVLLDVTPLSMGIETLGGVMTKLIDANTTIPARKSETFSTAADNQTEVTIHVLQGERPMAAQNKSIGQFNLTGIAPARRGVPQIEVTFDIDANGILKVSAKDKATGKEQAIRIEASSGLSKEEIEKMKAEAEANAEADKKEREKIDKLNQADSVIFSTENQLKELGDKLPADKKAPIEAALQKLKDAHKAQDLAAIDTAMAEINTAFQAASAEMYAQSGAQGGAQAGPDMNGGAGQQDNSKHGDNVQDADFEEVK, encoded by the coding sequence ATGGGAAAAATTATTGGTATTGACTTAGGAACTACAAACTCTTGTGTTGCCGTATTCGAAGGTAACGAACCTGTAGTAATTGCAAACAGTGAAGGTAAACGTACGACTCCTTCTGTTGTCGCTTTCGTAGATGGCGGTGAACGTAAGGTGGGTGATCCTGCAAAACGTCAGGCTATTACGAACCCTACACGTACAATCTTCTCTATCAAACGTTTCATGGGTGAAACTTGGGATCAGGTACAGAAGGAGGTGACTCGTGTTCCTTATAAAGTAGTGAAAGGTGACAATAACACTCCGCGTGTTGACATCGACGGACGTCTGTACACTCCGCAGGAAATCTCTGCTATGATTCTTCAGAAAATGAAGAAAACTGCCGAAGACTATCTCGGTCAGGAAGTAACAGAAGCAGTAATCACCGTTCCTGCATATTTTTCCGACTCTCAACGTCAGGCTACTAAGGAAGCCGGACAGATTGCCGGTCTGGAAGTAAAACGTATTGTAAACGAACCGACAGCCGCAGCTCTTGCTTACGGTCTGGATAAGGCTCACAAAGATATGAAGATTGCTGTATTCGACCTTGGTGGTGGTACATTCGATATCTCTATCCTCGAATTTGGTGGTGGTGTGTTTGAAGTACTTTCTACAAATGGTGACACTCACCTGGGTGGTGATGACTTCGACCAGGTAATCATCAATTGGTTGGTACAGGAATTCAAGAACGACGAAGGTGCTGACTTGACTCAGGATCCGATGGCTTTGCAACGTCTGAAAGAAGCTGCTGAAAAAGCTAAGATTGAGCTTTCCTCTTCTACAAGTACAGAAATCAACTTGCCGTATATCATGCCGGTGGGTGGTGTGCCTAAGCACTTGGTGAAGACTTTGACTCGTGCAAAATTCGAATCTTTGGCTCACGAATTGATTCAGGCTTGTCTTGAACCATGTAAGAAGGCAATGAGTGATGCAGGTTTGAACAATGCTGATATTGATGAAGTAATCCTTGTTGGTGGTTCTTCACGTATTCCGGCTGTTCAGAAATTGGTAGAGGATTTCTTCGGCAAGGCTCCTTCTAAAGGTGTGAATCCGGATGAAGTGGTAGCAATTGGTGCTGCTGTACAAGGTGCTGTTTTGACAGACGAAATCAAAGGTGTGGTATTGTTGGATGTTACTCCGTTGTCAATGGGTATCGAAACACTGGGTGGTGTAATGACTAAGTTGATCGATGCTAACACTACCATCCCGGCTCGTAAGAGTGAAACATTCTCTACTGCTGCCGATAACCAGACGGAAGTTACTATCCACGTATTACAGGGAGAACGTCCGATGGCTGCACAGAACAAATCAATCGGTCAGTTCAACTTGACAGGTATTGCTCCGGCTCGTCGTGGTGTTCCTCAAATTGAGGTTACATTTGATATCGATGCCAACGGTATCTTGAAAGTATCTGCAAAAGATAAGGCTACCGGTAAAGAACAGGCTATCCGTATTGAAGCATCCAGCGGTTTGAGCAAGGAAGAAATCGAAAAGATGAAGGCTGAAGCTGAAGCTAATGCTGAAGCAGATAAGAAAGAACGTGAAAAGATCGACAAGCTGAACCAGGCTGACAGCGTAATCTTCTCTACTGAAAATCAGTTGAAAGAATTAGGTGATAAGTTGCCTGCTGATAAGAAAGCTCCGATTGAAGCTGCTTTGCAGAAATTGAAAGATGCTCACAAGGCACAAGATTTGGCTGCTATTGATACTGCTATGGCAGAAATCAATACTGCTTTCCAGGCTGCAAGTGCTGAAATGTATGCACAGAGCGGTGCGCAAGGTGGAGCACAGGCTGGTCCTGATATGAATGGTGGTGCTGGCCAGCAAGATAACAGCAAGCACGGAGATAACGTTCAGGATGCTGACTTCGAGGAAGTCAAATGA